The Cervus canadensis isolate Bull #8, Minnesota chromosome 29, ASM1932006v1, whole genome shotgun sequence genome includes a window with the following:
- the FADD gene encoding FAS-associated death domain protein, whose product MDPFLVLLHSVSAGLSGSDLAQLKFLCRDCVSKRKLELAQSGLDLFAVLLEQNALSAERTGLLRELLGSLKRADLLRRLDDFERGAAGGAAPEERDLQAAMEIICDNVGKDWKRLARHLGVSDIKIEAIEEKYPRNLAEQVRELLRVWKNSTRQDAAVSRLVGALRGCQLNVVADLIEEDQRAQARQSGSTDPGPLTAWDLGSAAPGAS is encoded by the exons ATGGACCCGTTCCTGGTGCTGCTGCACTCCGTGTCGGCCGGGCTGTCGGGCAGCGACCTGGCCCAGCTCAAGTTCCTGTGCCGGGACTGCGTTAGCAAGAGGAAGCTGGAGCTCGCGCAGAGCGGCCTGGACCTCTTCGCCGTGCTGCTCGAGCAGAACGCGCTGAGCGCCGAGCGCACCGGGCTCCTGCGCGAGCTGCTCGGCTCCCTGAAGCGCGCGGACCTCCTGCGCCGCCTGGACGACTTCGAACGGGGCGCGGCGGGCGGGGCGGCGCCGGAGGAGCGAG ACCTGCAGGCAGCGATGGAGATCATCTGTGATAACGTGGGGAAGGACTGGAAGAGGCTGGCTCGTCACCTCGGCGTGTCTGACATCAAGATCGAAGCCATCGAGGAGAAGTACCCCCGAAACCTGGCGGAGCAGGTGAGGGAGCTGCTGAGGGTCTGGAAGAACAGTACGAGGCAGGACGCGGCTGTGTCCCGCCTGGTGGGCGCGCTCCGGGGCTGCCAGCTGAACGTGGTGGCGGACCTCATCGAGGAGGACCAGCGGGCCCAGGCCCGCCAGAGCGGGAGCACCGACCCCGGGCCCCTCACGGCCTGGGACTTGGGCTCCGCCGCCCCGGGAGCCTCCTGA